The window TATACCTTCAAACCAGGGCAGAACTCTAAGCATCAGGGAGCAATCATCTTTTAACATTGCACCCGTGGCTTTCGTCCTTAAGTTGATTCTCAATAGAATTGCCGTCTATCAAAGCCCAGTGTTCTACAATCTTGAAATCCGATACTTTAAAGCACCGATAGCCTGCAGCAATCACTTCTTTGCCAGTTGGTTTAATGCCCCGCCACTCACCAACATGTTTCATCTGCATGTTAATTCTGAGCATTACTTTATTGCTTTCACAGACGATATCTTCAATGATGGTTTTGTGCTCAAATGATTTCCCGGTTTCGCTAATCCATTGCGTAAGCCCCTGCTTATTGGGTGGTAAAAAAGGGGGGAGGGAATGATCGGTAAATTCTTCGTGTAT of the Flammeovirgaceae bacterium 311 genome contains:
- a CDS encoding putative ester cyclase (COG4922 Uncharacterized protein conserved in bacteria) translates to MNNKKIITGFISQVWNQGRLAEIDHFIHEEFTDHSLPPFLPPNKQGLTQWISETGKSFEHKTIIEDIVCESNKVMLRINMQMKHVGEWRGIKPTGKEVIAAGYRCFKVSDFKIVEHWALIDGNSIENQLKDESHGCNVKR